A section of the Bradyrhizobium oligotrophicum S58 genome encodes:
- a CDS encoding acyl-CoA thioesterase, translated as MTEPLPAHLFDEATRVTAGDSRWQGRTSPDYWAFVGPFGGVTAATVLRALIEHPQVQGDPLAVTVNYCAPIAEGPFDLDVRLVKANRSSQHWCVELSQGDADAATLATAVFAERRPSWSHQPAQMPDAPPFSEVKRHPDTNMSWTRQYDFRFVEGRPALGASATGEPHSSYSRLWISDRKPRKLDCLSLLSMSDAFFGRVFHARGELVPFGTVSLTTYLHVSREELAAEDITHVLATADAKVFNRSYQDQHGELWSPSGRLLATTTQIAYFKA; from the coding sequence ATGACCGAACCGCTTCCAGCCCACCTGTTCGACGAAGCCACCCGCGTCACTGCCGGCGACAGCCGGTGGCAGGGCAGGACCAGCCCCGACTACTGGGCCTTCGTCGGCCCGTTCGGCGGCGTCACCGCGGCGACGGTGCTGCGCGCGCTGATCGAGCATCCGCAAGTCCAGGGCGATCCGCTGGCGGTGACGGTGAACTACTGCGCGCCGATCGCGGAAGGGCCGTTCGATCTCGACGTGCGGCTGGTGAAGGCGAACCGCTCCTCACAGCACTGGTGCGTGGAGCTGAGCCAGGGCGACGCGGACGCAGCGACGCTCGCCACCGCCGTGTTCGCCGAGCGACGACCGTCCTGGTCGCACCAGCCGGCGCAGATGCCCGACGCGCCACCCTTCAGCGAGGTCAAGCGCCATCCCGACACGAACATGTCGTGGACCAGGCAGTACGACTTCCGCTTCGTCGAGGGGCGCCCCGCGCTCGGCGCGTCAGCGACGGGCGAGCCACACAGCAGCTATTCCCGGCTGTGGATCTCCGACCGCAAGCCGCGCAAGCTCGACTGCCTGTCGCTGCTGTCGATGTCGGACGCGTTCTTCGGCCGGGTCTTCCATGCCCGCGGCGAGCTGGTGCCGTTCGGCACGGTGTCGCTGACGACCTATTTGCATGTCAGCCGCGAGGAGCTCGCCGCTGAAGACATCACGCATGTGCTGGCAACCGCGGATGCCAAGGTGTTCAACCGCAGCTATCAGGATCAGCACGGCGAGCTGTGGTCGCCGTCAGGCCGGCTGCTCGCGACCACGACGCAGATCGCGTATTTCAAGGCGTGA
- a CDS encoding phosphoenolpyruvate carboxykinase, translating into MQETGIRNGAFGADKFGLKNLKQLHWNLGAPQLYQYSLAAGEAVLSADGALCADTGEFTGRSPKDKFTVRDASTEKMWWAGNQAITPEQFEALYQDFTRHAEGKTLFAQDLYGGADPSFRIKTRVFTELAWHSLFIRTLLIRPETIELDTFVPELTIIDMPSFRADPKRHGVRSQNVVAIDFARKIVLIGGSYYAGEMKKSVFTTLNYYLPERGVMPMHCSANVGPKGDTAIFFGLSGTGKTTLSADPNRTLIGDDEHGWGPSGVFNFEGGCYAKCIKLSQDAEPQIYAASTRFGAVLENVVLDEDSRVPDFDDGSKTENTRSAYPLDYIPNASRTGRAPHPKNVVMLAADAFGVLPPIAKLSPAQAMYHFLSGYTAKVAGTERGLGNEPQPEFSTCFGSPFLPLDPSVYGNMLRQLIADHNVDCWLVNTGWTGGKYGTGSRMPIKVTRALLTAALDGSLRNVEFRTDKYFGFAVPTALPGVPSEILDPVNTWKDKAEFDKTARALVGMFQKNFAKFEAQVDADVRAAAPDLKLAAE; encoded by the coding sequence GTGCAAGAGACGGGTATTCGCAACGGTGCCTTCGGTGCCGACAAGTTCGGCTTAAAGAATCTCAAGCAGCTGCATTGGAATCTCGGCGCTCCCCAGCTCTATCAGTATTCGCTGGCGGCCGGCGAGGCGGTGCTGTCTGCCGACGGGGCTCTGTGCGCGGATACTGGCGAGTTCACCGGTCGTAGCCCGAAGGACAAGTTCACGGTGCGCGACGCCTCCACCGAGAAGATGTGGTGGGCCGGCAACCAGGCGATCACGCCCGAACAGTTCGAGGCGCTGTATCAGGACTTCACCAGGCATGCCGAAGGCAAGACCCTGTTCGCGCAGGATCTCTATGGCGGTGCGGATCCCTCCTTCCGCATCAAGACGCGCGTCTTCACCGAGCTCGCCTGGCACTCGCTGTTCATCCGCACCCTGCTGATCCGTCCCGAGACGATCGAGCTCGACACCTTCGTGCCGGAGCTCACCATCATCGACATGCCCAGCTTCCGTGCCGACCCGAAACGTCACGGCGTGCGCTCGCAGAACGTCGTCGCGATCGATTTCGCCCGCAAGATCGTCCTGATCGGCGGGTCTTATTATGCCGGCGAGATGAAGAAGAGCGTGTTCACGACGCTCAACTACTATCTGCCCGAGCGCGGCGTGATGCCGATGCACTGCTCGGCCAATGTCGGTCCGAAGGGCGACACCGCGATCTTCTTCGGCCTGTCCGGCACCGGCAAGACGACGCTGTCGGCAGACCCGAACCGTACCTTGATCGGCGACGACGAGCACGGCTGGGGTCCGTCCGGCGTCTTCAACTTCGAGGGCGGCTGCTACGCCAAGTGCATCAAGCTGTCGCAGGACGCCGAGCCGCAGATCTATGCGGCGTCGACCCGCTTCGGTGCCGTGCTCGAGAACGTCGTGCTCGACGAGGACAGCCGCGTTCCCGATTTCGACGACGGCTCCAAGACCGAGAACACCCGCTCGGCCTATCCGCTCGACTACATCCCGAACGCCTCGCGCACCGGCCGCGCGCCGCATCCGAAGAACGTCGTGATGCTTGCTGCCGACGCGTTCGGCGTGCTGCCGCCGATCGCAAAGCTGTCGCCGGCGCAGGCGATGTACCACTTCCTGTCCGGCTACACCGCCAAGGTCGCCGGCACCGAGCGCGGCCTCGGCAACGAGCCGCAGCCGGAATTCTCGACCTGCTTCGGCTCGCCGTTCCTGCCGCTCGATCCCTCCGTCTACGGCAACATGCTGCGGCAACTGATCGCCGACCACAATGTCGATTGCTGGCTGGTCAACACCGGCTGGACCGGCGGCAAATATGGCACGGGCTCGCGCATGCCGATCAAGGTGACGCGTGCGCTGCTGACCGCCGCGCTCGATGGCAGCCTGCGCAACGTCGAGTTCCGCACCGACAAGTATTTCGGCTTCGCGGTCCCGACCGCATTGCCCGGCGTGCCGAGCGAGATCCTCGATCCCGTCAACACCTGGAAGGACAAGGCCGAGTTCGACAAGACCGCCCGCGCGCTGGTCGGCATGTTCCAGAAGAACTTTGCCAAGTTCGAAGCCCAGGTCGACGCCGACGTCCGCGCCGCCGCGCCGGACCTGAAGCTGGCGGCGGAGTAG
- a CDS encoding HugZ family pyridoxamine 5'-phosphate oxidase, with protein MPASFNPNRVTHSLLRRSRQGALATLMVGSGDPYCSLVNVATAPDAAPIILISRLAVHTRNVLADSRVSLMLDERAPGDPLEGTRIMLSGKAEQATDDNRETLRRRYLNAHPSAADYADFADFAFFVIRPSGTHLVAGFGRIVDLKPEQFLTETSDAAELLAAEQGAVDHMNEDHREALGLYATKLIGADAAEWRCSGCDPDGLDLMADGRTLRLDFPERVTTPGGLRKMLVRLADEARAKD; from the coding sequence ATGCCTGCGAGCTTTAACCCTAACCGCGTGACGCATTCCCTGCTGCGCCGAAGCCGGCAGGGCGCACTTGCAACCTTGATGGTTGGTTCGGGCGATCCCTACTGCTCTCTGGTCAACGTCGCCACTGCGCCCGATGCTGCTCCGATCATTCTGATCTCGCGATTAGCTGTGCACACCAGGAATGTACTTGCTGATTCGCGCGTGTCGCTGATGCTCGATGAACGCGCGCCCGGTGATCCCCTGGAAGGTACGCGGATCATGCTGTCTGGAAAAGCCGAACAGGCGACCGACGACAATCGCGAAACGCTGCGCCGTCGGTATCTCAATGCGCATCCATCCGCTGCTGATTACGCTGACTTCGCCGACTTCGCGTTCTTTGTCATTCGCCCGTCCGGCACGCATCTCGTCGCCGGCTTCGGCCGCATCGTCGATCTCAAGCCCGAGCAGTTTCTCACGGAGACATCAGACGCCGCCGAGCTGCTCGCGGCTGAGCAGGGCGCCGTCGATCACATGAACGAAGATCATCGCGAGGCCTTGGGACTCTACGCGACGAAGCTGATCGGTGCCGACGCCGCGGAGTGGCGCTGCAGCGGCTGCGATCCCGACGGGCTCGATCTGATGGCCGACGGCAGGACGCTGCGGCTGGATTTTCCCGAGCGCGTCACGACACCCGGAGGCTTGCGCAAGATGCTGGTGCGGCTTGCGGATGAGGCGAGAGCGAAGGACTAA
- a CDS encoding response regulator transcription factor, which produces MPTIALVDDDRNILTSVSIALEAEGYRIMTYTDGASALDGFRTSQPDLAILDIKMPRMDGMETLRRLRQKSDLPVIFLTSKDEEIDELFGLKMGADDFIRKPFSQRLLVERVKAVLRRSQPKDPTALPKENDAKALDRGLLRMDPERHTCTWKNEPVTLTVTEFLILQALAQRPGVVKSRNALMDAAYDDQVYVDDRTIDSHIKRLRKKFKMVDEEFEMIETLYGVGYRFKET; this is translated from the coding sequence ATGCCCACAATCGCCTTGGTCGATGACGACCGCAACATTCTGACATCCGTCTCGATCGCGCTCGAGGCCGAAGGCTATCGCATCATGACCTATACCGATGGTGCATCGGCACTCGACGGATTCCGGACCAGCCAGCCCGACCTCGCCATCCTCGACATCAAGATGCCGCGCATGGACGGCATGGAGACGCTGCGGCGGCTGAGGCAGAAATCCGACCTGCCCGTGATCTTCCTCACCTCCAAGGACGAGGAGATCGACGAGCTGTTCGGCCTCAAGATGGGTGCGGACGACTTCATCCGCAAACCGTTCTCGCAGCGCCTCCTGGTCGAGCGCGTCAAGGCCGTGCTGCGCCGCTCGCAGCCGAAGGATCCGACGGCGCTGCCGAAGGAGAACGACGCCAAGGCGCTCGATCGCGGCCTTCTGCGCATGGACCCGGAGCGCCACACCTGCACCTGGAAGAACGAGCCGGTGACGCTCACGGTCACCGAGTTCCTGATCCTGCAGGCGCTGGCGCAGCGTCCCGGCGTGGTCAAGAGCCGCAATGCGCTGATGGATGCGGCCTATGACGACCAGGTCTATGTCGACGATCGCACCATCGACAGCCACATCAAGCGACTGCGCAAGAAGTTCAAGATGGTCGACGAGGAGTTCGAGATGATCGAGACCCTCTACGGCGTCGGCTATCGCTTCAAGGAAACCTGA
- a CDS encoding sensor histidine kinase, with the protein MLDRTHPDPGLNAEASIPSDVVDETPKVSGWQRPLSWLRRAGQFLFALSFSSLTRRIVSLNIAGLLALVASILYLSQFRAGLIDARAQSLLVQAEIIAGAIAASATVQTNTITIDPERLLDLKPGESYGAPDEYSPLDFPINPERVAPVLRTLISPTKTRARIYDPNGGLLLDSRNLENVLRFDLPPPSSEKPGYVERAMISVRTWLNRGDLPLYREYGPENGNGYEEVTDALKGQKRSMVRVNSRGEVIVSVAVSVQRSRTIHGALMLSTQGDDIDQMVTAERLAILKVGGVASAVMIVLSLLLASTIAGPVRRLADSAERVRRRIKTRVEIPDFTRRRDEIGHLSGALRDMTDALYNRIEAIEMFAADVAHELKNPLTSLRSAVETLPLARNDNSRARLLAVIEHDVKRLDRLISDISDASRLDAELQRQDMTLVDLRRLLNTLTSVANETTKLGTDVAVEVRFEGRGANDTFSVPGHDSRLGQVISNLLSNAQSFSATGGKVRITCRRVRSEIEIMVDDDGPGIREDALQRIFERFYTDRPHQGFGQNSGLGLSISKQIIDAHGGRIWAENRPGPVDDEGNPTVSGARFIVRLPAS; encoded by the coding sequence TTGCTCGATCGCACCCATCCTGATCCGGGGCTGAACGCCGAGGCATCGATCCCCTCCGACGTCGTGGACGAGACCCCGAAGGTCTCCGGCTGGCAGCGTCCGTTGAGCTGGTTGCGCCGCGCCGGACAGTTCCTGTTCGCGCTCTCGTTCTCGAGCCTCACCCGCCGCATCGTCTCGCTGAACATCGCCGGCCTGCTCGCACTGGTTGCAAGCATCCTCTATCTGTCTCAGTTCCGCGCCGGCCTGATCGATGCGCGCGCCCAGAGCCTGCTGGTGCAGGCCGAGATCATCGCAGGCGCGATCGCGGCCTCGGCCACGGTGCAGACCAATACGATCACGATCGACCCTGAGCGCCTGCTCGACCTGAAGCCGGGCGAGAGCTACGGCGCGCCTGACGAATATTCGCCGCTCGATTTTCCGATCAATCCGGAACGGGTCGCGCCGGTGCTGCGCACGCTGATCTCGCCGACCAAGACGCGGGCGCGCATCTACGATCCGAACGGCGGGCTGCTGCTCGACAGCCGGAATCTCGAGAACGTGCTGCGCTTCGACCTGCCGCCGCCATCGAGCGAGAAGCCTGGATATGTCGAGCGCGCCATGATCTCGGTGCGCACCTGGCTCAATCGCGGCGACCTGCCGCTGTATCGCGAATACGGCCCCGAGAACGGCAACGGCTATGAAGAGGTCACGGATGCGCTCAAGGGCCAGAAGCGCAGCATGGTCCGGGTCAATTCACGCGGCGAGGTGATCGTCTCGGTTGCGGTGTCGGTGCAGCGCTCGCGCACCATCCACGGCGCGCTGATGCTGTCGACGCAGGGCGACGACATCGACCAGATGGTCACCGCCGAACGGCTCGCCATCCTCAAGGTCGGCGGCGTCGCCTCCGCCGTCATGATCGTGCTGTCGCTGCTGCTCGCCAGCACCATCGCAGGTCCCGTCCGCCGGCTGGCCGACAGCGCCGAACGCGTCCGCCGCCGCATCAAGACCCGAGTCGAGATTCCCGACTTCACCCGCCGCCGCGACGAGATCGGCCATCTCTCCGGCGCGCTGCGCGACATGACGGATGCGCTCTACAACCGCATCGAGGCGATCGAGATGTTCGCCGCCGACGTCGCCCACGAGCTCAAGAACCCGCTGACCTCGCTGCGCTCGGCGGTCGAGACCCTGCCGCTGGCGCGCAACGACAACAGCCGCGCCCGCCTGCTCGCAGTGATCGAGCACGACGTGAAGCGGCTCGACCGCCTGATCTCGGACATTTCCGACGCCAGCCGGCTCGACGCCGAGCTGCAGCGCCAGGACATGACCCTGGTCGACCTGCGGCGGCTCTTGAACACACTGACCTCGGTCGCCAACGAGACCACTAAGCTGGGCACCGATGTCGCCGTCGAGGTCCGGTTCGAGGGCCGCGGCGCCAACGACACCTTCTCGGTGCCGGGCCATGATTCGCGGCTCGGCCAGGTCATCTCCAACCTGCTGTCGAACGCGCAATCGTTCTCGGCGACCGGCGGCAAGGTGCGCATCACCTGCCGGCGGGTGCGCTCCGAGATCGAGATCATGGTCGATGATGACGGCCCCGGCATTCGCGAGGATGCCCTGCAGCGCATCTTCGAGCGCTTCTACACCGACCGCCCGCACCAGGGCTTCGGCCAGAATTCGGGCCTCGGCCTGTCGATCTCCAAGCAGATCATCGACGCCCATGGCGGGCGGATCTGGGCCGAGAACCGGCCCGGCCCGGTGGATGACGAGGGCAATCCGACCGTGTCCGGCGCCCGCTTCATCGTGCGGCTGCCGGCGTCTTGA
- a CDS encoding HPr kinase/phosphorylase translates to MSTGPASIHASAVKVGDHAVLIRGPSGAGKSRLAFDLILAGRAGQIPPAVLVGDDRVHLATRGGEMWVSAAPALAGLIEIRGLGIRACDHVSEAPIGLVVDLMAEDAERLPAPEALRWTQNGIELPRIPVGTGQQPLPLVVAALTTTKSS, encoded by the coding sequence TTGAGCACCGGGCCTGCCAGCATTCATGCGTCGGCCGTCAAAGTCGGGGACCACGCCGTGCTGATCCGCGGACCGTCGGGCGCCGGAAAGTCGCGGCTGGCGTTCGATCTGATTCTGGCCGGCCGCGCCGGGCAGATCCCACCGGCCGTCCTGGTCGGTGACGACCGTGTTCATCTCGCCACACGCGGCGGAGAAATGTGGGTCAGCGCGGCCCCCGCTCTGGCCGGCCTGATCGAGATTCGCGGGCTCGGCATCCGCGCCTGCGACCACGTGTCCGAGGCACCGATCGGCCTGGTCGTCGATTTGATGGCAGAGGATGCCGAGCGGCTGCCGGCGCCCGAAGCCCTGCGCTGGACTCAAAATGGTATTGAATTGCCGCGGATACCGGTCGGTACGGGGCAACAGCCCCTCCCGCTGGTTGTGGCCGCCCTGACCACGACCAAGAGTTCATGA
- a CDS encoding PTS sugar transporter subunit IIA, translating to MIGLVLVTHGRLADEFRAALEHVMGPQKQIEAVTIGADDDSDLCRSDIIEAVNRVDTGDGVAILTDMFGGTPSNLAISCMSRPKVEVLAGINLPMLVKLAKVREERSLPDAIAMAQEAGRKYVTIASRVLAGK from the coding sequence ATGATTGGCCTGGTACTGGTGACCCATGGGCGCCTCGCCGACGAGTTCCGAGCAGCGCTCGAACACGTCATGGGTCCTCAAAAACAAATCGAAGCGGTCACGATTGGCGCCGACGATGATTCCGATCTCTGTCGTAGCGACATCATCGAAGCCGTGAACCGCGTGGACACCGGCGACGGCGTCGCCATCCTCACCGACATGTTCGGCGGCACGCCGTCGAACCTTGCCATCTCCTGCATGAGCCGGCCCAAGGTCGAGGTGCTCGCGGGCATCAACCTGCCCATGCTCGTCAAACTCGCCAAGGTGCGCGAGGAGCGCTCGCTACCGGACGCGATCGCGATGGCGCAGGAGGCTGGACGCAAATACGTCACCATCGCCAGCCGGGTGCTTGCCGGCAAATGA
- a CDS encoding HPr family phosphocarrier protein has protein sequence MSDEDDAPQDNVAGAAVPAGALSRELLITNKRGLHARASAKFVQMVEKFQAEVWVTRGGETVGGRSIMGLMMLAAAPGTKILVSATGAEAEAALQAITDLVNDKFHEEGV, from the coding sequence ATGAGCGACGAGGACGACGCGCCCCAGGACAATGTCGCCGGCGCCGCCGTGCCGGCAGGCGCCTTGTCCCGAGAGCTCCTCATCACCAACAAGCGCGGCCTGCACGCGCGCGCCTCCGCCAAGTTCGTGCAGATGGTCGAGAAGTTCCAGGCCGAGGTCTGGGTGACGCGCGGCGGCGAGACCGTCGGCGGCCGCTCGATCATGGGCCTGATGATGCTGGCGGCCGCGCCGGGAACCAAGATCCTGGTCTCCGCCACCGGCGCCGAGGCCGAAGCCGCACTGCAGGCGATCACCGACCTCGTGAACGACAAATTCCACGAAGAAGGCGTTTAG
- a CDS encoding ATP-binding cassette domain-containing protein, whose translation MSLIAVKSLALTRTESLFAALTFSITKGDRLGLVAANGRGKSSLLRIMAGEDDGTTGTITRARGLVVGLAPQDPPERLLSLSFRDAVRDALAPEIAEAENWRVDVLLDELAVDDALRSRAIHGLSGGWQRVMLLARAAIIAPDLLLLDEPTNHLDIGRIGALQRFLAALPRDCAVVAASHDRAFLDDVTDRTLFLRPEDSADFSLPYSRALQALKERDTARDRQFENDMRKVRGLRQQATKLKNIGINSGSDLLVVKTRQLSDRADRLEEQARPAHRERSAGAIRLTNSGSHAKALVTIDDATIAAPDGRKLFRTGRLWIENGDRVALLGANGTGKTRLIERLQAALAGGVAGQDPNIRGSASLKPGHSDQALSQLDAFPTPWDAIKRSSRLTDSEARAQLAGAGIAIDAQTAPLTRLSGGQRARLALLLLRLSEPNFYLLDEPTNHLDIEGQEMLAGELVQRGAAGLLVSHDRAFVRAVATRIWVIEGRRLVEIDDPGRVFSRLMSG comes from the coding sequence ATGTCCCTGATCGCTGTCAAAAGCCTTGCGTTGACACGCACCGAGTCTCTTTTTGCCGCACTCACTTTCTCGATCACCAAGGGCGACCGCCTTGGCCTGGTTGCCGCCAATGGTCGTGGCAAGTCGTCCCTTCTGCGCATCATGGCGGGCGAGGACGATGGAACGACCGGAACGATCACCCGCGCTCGCGGGCTGGTGGTCGGATTGGCGCCGCAGGACCCACCCGAACGACTCCTGTCATTGAGTTTCCGGGACGCCGTGCGCGACGCCCTTGCCCCCGAAATCGCAGAGGCCGAGAACTGGCGGGTCGACGTCCTGCTCGACGAGCTCGCTGTCGATGACGCCTTGCGCAGCCGCGCGATTCACGGCCTTTCCGGCGGCTGGCAGCGGGTGATGCTGCTGGCAAGAGCGGCCATCATCGCGCCCGATCTGCTGCTGCTCGACGAGCCGACCAACCATCTCGACATCGGCCGGATCGGTGCTCTCCAGAGATTCCTCGCCGCGTTGCCGCGCGACTGCGCCGTCGTCGCGGCCAGCCATGACAGGGCTTTTCTCGATGACGTCACCGACCGCACCCTGTTCCTGCGCCCGGAGGATAGCGCGGATTTCTCGCTCCCTTATTCCCGCGCGCTCCAGGCCTTGAAAGAACGGGACACGGCCCGGGACCGGCAATTCGAGAACGACATGCGCAAGGTCCGTGGCCTGCGGCAACAGGCGACGAAGCTCAAGAACATCGGCATCAATTCCGGCTCGGATCTGCTGGTGGTGAAGACCAGGCAGCTGTCCGATCGCGCCGACAGGCTGGAGGAGCAGGCACGCCCTGCGCATCGCGAACGCTCCGCGGGAGCCATCCGGCTGACCAACAGCGGCAGCCATGCCAAGGCGCTGGTGACGATCGACGACGCGACGATCGCGGCGCCGGACGGACGGAAGCTGTTCCGCACGGGACGGCTCTGGATCGAGAACGGCGATCGCGTGGCCCTGCTGGGGGCCAACGGCACGGGCAAGACTCGGCTGATCGAGCGCCTGCAGGCGGCCCTTGCTGGGGGAGTTGCGGGGCAAGATCCCAATATCCGGGGCTCCGCGAGCCTCAAGCCCGGCCATTCGGATCAGGCCCTCTCCCAGCTCGACGCTTTTCCCACGCCCTGGGATGCGATCAAGCGGTCGAGCCGTCTGACCGACAGTGAGGCGCGGGCGCAGCTCGCCGGCGCAGGAATTGCGATTGATGCGCAGACAGCCCCCCTGACCCGTCTGTCAGGGGGACAGCGCGCTCGGCTGGCGCTGCTGCTGCTACGCCTGTCGGAGCCCAATTTCTATCTGCTGGACGAGCCGACCAACCATCTCGATATCGAGGGCCAGGAGATGCTGGCAGGCGAACTGGTCCAGCGGGGTGCGGCAGGCCTTCTGGTCAGCCATGACCGCGCCTTCGTGCGCGCCGTGGCCACCCGGATCTGGGTGATCGAGGGCAGGCGCCTGGTCGAGATCGACGATCCGGGCAGAGTTTTCAGCAGGCTGATGTCCGGGTGA
- a CDS encoding glycosyltransferase family 39 protein, whose amino-acid sequence MSSTSLPHSVASPRSRLGPRRLAAWLVARATAPATSSWVVIAFVLVHVMLWTAILTNLKAAQDVHMDVAEAYAWGSRLLLGYGKHPPLSGWIAGLWFTVFPVRDWATYALAMAMAGGGLVAIWFASLKVVDRRRAFFVVVMVALYPIFNFKGFKYNADLVQLLTLPLLFLAYLHAFEKRSVASGVWLGLAGAVALMTKYWVLTMIGAIGIAALLHPERLRFLASPAPWVAIGTMLVAMIPHLVWLWKVDFVAVTYAGDVYTLSDRGRAAELVSGYVGHNLALLALPVALAALVLAWPPRFAFRNWQRGPNPGVNVGQALNVWLVQAIVAVGPPLGGLAFTIYMKTDWGISLFFLVPLGLVAIPALRLRSVMLPRLAAVWLVLSLITLAASPWIARREMAANPNGVTGYGARSQLAAQLTQAWHARFGSAWPLVAGYSEMNTPMTFYSPDHPRPYTVPYSAEETWGSGLSSLDDLKREGFIGVCDTTDNRIAACEAWMAKEAPGAEPLVMTTQRFFHGQAGPAIVWKVYIQGPGR is encoded by the coding sequence ATGTCGAGTACCTCTCTGCCGCATTCGGTCGCCAGCCCGCGCAGCCGCCTCGGACCCCGGCGTTTGGCCGCATGGCTGGTGGCGCGCGCCACGGCGCCCGCGACCTCGTCCTGGGTCGTGATCGCCTTCGTTCTCGTCCATGTCATGTTGTGGACGGCGATCCTGACCAATCTGAAGGCGGCGCAGGACGTCCACATGGACGTCGCCGAGGCCTATGCCTGGGGCAGCCGGCTTCTGCTCGGCTACGGCAAGCATCCGCCGCTGTCGGGCTGGATCGCGGGCCTCTGGTTCACGGTGTTTCCGGTCAGGGACTGGGCGACCTATGCGCTGGCGATGGCCATGGCCGGCGGCGGTCTCGTCGCCATCTGGTTTGCGAGCCTCAAGGTGGTCGACCGTCGCAGGGCGTTCTTCGTCGTGGTCATGGTCGCGCTGTACCCGATCTTCAATTTCAAGGGCTTCAAGTACAACGCCGACCTGGTCCAGTTGCTCACCCTGCCGTTGCTGTTTCTGGCCTATCTGCATGCCTTCGAGAAGCGCAGCGTCGCCTCCGGCGTCTGGCTCGGCCTCGCCGGTGCGGTCGCGCTGATGACCAAATACTGGGTGCTGACCATGATCGGCGCCATTGGCATCGCGGCGCTGTTGCACCCCGAGCGGTTGCGCTTCCTGGCCTCGCCAGCGCCATGGGTCGCGATCGGCACGATGCTGGTCGCCATGATTCCGCATCTGGTCTGGCTCTGGAAGGTGGATTTCGTCGCGGTCACCTACGCCGGCGACGTCTACACGCTGTCGGATCGCGGCCGCGCCGCGGAGCTCGTCAGCGGCTATGTCGGCCACAATCTGGCGCTGCTGGCGTTGCCGGTTGCGCTGGCGGCGCTGGTCCTGGCCTGGCCGCCGCGCTTCGCGTTTCGCAATTGGCAGCGTGGGCCCAATCCGGGCGTCAATGTGGGCCAGGCGCTGAATGTCTGGCTGGTGCAGGCGATCGTCGCCGTCGGGCCGCCGCTCGGCGGCCTCGCTTTCACGATCTACATGAAGACCGATTGGGGCATCTCGCTGTTCTTCCTGGTGCCGCTGGGGCTGGTCGCGATCCCGGCCCTGCGGCTGCGATCGGTCATGTTGCCGCGGCTCGCTGCCGTCTGGCTGGTCCTGTCGCTGATCACGCTGGCCGCCTCGCCCTGGATCGCGCGGCGCGAGATGGCCGCCAATCCGAACGGCGTCACCGGCTATGGCGCGCGGTCGCAGCTCGCCGCGCAGCTGACCCAGGCCTGGCACGCCCGGTTCGGCTCCGCCTGGCCGCTGGTCGCCGGCTATTCCGAGATGAACACGCCGATGACCTTCTACAGCCCGGATCACCCGCGGCCGTACACCGTGCCCTATTCGGCCGAGGAGACCTGGGGCTCGGGCCTGAGCTCGCTCGACGACCTCAAGCGCGAGGGCTTCATCGGCGTCTGCGACACCACCGACAACCGGATCGCCGCCTGCGAGGCCTGGATGGCCAAGGAAGCGCCCGGCGCCGAACCCCTGGTCATGACCACCCAGCGCTTCTTCCATGGCCAGGCGGGCCCTGCAATCGTTTGGAAGGTGTATATTCAGGGGCCGGGGCGGTGA